From one Anopheles bellator chromosome 1, idAnoBellAS_SP24_06.2, whole genome shotgun sequence genomic stretch:
- the LOC131205532 gene encoding cleavage and polyadenylation specificity factor subunit 6-like, with protein sequence MADGVEIDLYADDLDQDYSQNNDDYGGESGDLYDDVIAPSGDRSSAGGNRPSIERVEGVDTNGSYHHHPGAWSLSHIPRRHQLYVGNLPWWTTDQDIADSVADVGVNDFHEVKFFENRANGQSKGFCVISLGSEISMRLVMERLPKKELHGQNPVVTLPTKQALNQFESQQKTRPTPPAPGQSNGPRPPGPGMPMGGGGGGAPPSGPGGPMGGPGGPPGGGPGGPGGHGGPQPRMMNPNMPPGMRPPHPHMGGPMHMQGHHGPGGPPRPQGPPMHQGNGPPQQPPRFQNQNQWNGPPRMNGPRPGGPGGPGPMQHRPQMFQGPPNGIPRGLRPEWNRAPMHGGYPPGGHPGGPGQGGPHMQGGPHGPRGPHPGSMGGPPGPQGPAPHVNPAFFNQGGGPPNHPNGGPGPVGPPHGGPQGPQGPQSGGPPAHFNPQGSGGPPRGNPWPVQGGKPPGPPGPGFPEHPITPQLSEAEFEEIMTRNRTVSSSAIARAVSDAAAGEYSSATETLATAISLIKQSKVAHDERCKILIVSLQDTLHGIEAKSFTRRERSRSRERSHRRQRRERSTSRYRERSRDRERERDRDRDRDREREGSRRSRPRKTPEPATDSATDSSSKRYYNDDRYRSSDRERERDRDRERREEHRSRH encoded by the exons ATGGCCGATGGCGTTGAAATCGATCTGTATGCCGACGACCTGGATCAGGATTACTCACAAAACAAC GATGATTACGGTGGCGAAAGTGGTGACCTGTACGATGATGTGATTGCGCCATCCGGCGACCGCAGCAGTGCCGGTGGCAATAGGCCATCGATCGAGCGGGTCGAGGGCGTTGATACGAACGGCTCGTATCACCACCATCCCGGGGCCTGGTCGCTCAGCCACATCCCGCGCCGCCACCAACTGTACGTCGGCAATTTGCCCTGGTGGACCACCGATCAGGATATCGCCGATTCGGTGGCAGACGTCGGGGTGAACGATTTTCATGAGGTGAAGTTTTTCGAAAATCGCGCCAATGGCCAGTCAAAGGGTTTCTGCGTGATTTCGCTCGGGTCCGAGATCAGCATGCGGCTAGTGATGGAACGGCTGCCGAAGAAGGAGCTGCACGGTCAAAATCCGGTGGTGACTCTGCCAACCAAGCAGGCATTGAATCAGTTCGAAAGTCAGCAAAAAACGCGACCTACGCCGCCCGCTCCGGGGCAGTCGAATGGACCCCGGCCACCAGGCCCGGGAATGCCAATGGGTGGGGGAGGCGGAGGGGCTCCACCATCAGGGCCCGGTGGTCCGATGGGTGGTCCAGGAGGACCACCGGGTGGTGGGCCGGGCGGCCCCGGTGGGCATGGAGGCCCGCAGCCACGCATGATGAATCCCAACATGCCGCCCGGAATGCGTCCACCACACCCACATATGGGCGGACCAATGCACATGCAGGGTCACCACGGTCCAGGAGGTCCACCAAGACCACAG GGACCGCCGATGCATCAAGGAAATGGACCACCACAGCAACCGCCTAGGTTCCAGAATCAAAACCAGTGGAACGGACCTCCCCGCATGAACGGCCCAAGACCGGGCGGTCCTGGAGGTCCGGGTCCCATGCAGCACAGACCACAGATG TTCCAAGGACCTCCGAATGGGATACCACGTGGACTGCGCCCCGAATGGAATCGGGCACCCATGCACGGTGGCTacccgcccggtggccatccTGGAGGTCCTGGACAGGGCGGACCACATATGCAGGGTGGTCCGCACGGACCGCGTGGTCCCCACCCCGGTTCGATGGGTGGGCCTCCCGGTCCACAGGGACCGGCTCCGCACGTAAATCCGGCATTCTTCAACCAGGGCGGAGGTCCGCCTAACCATCCTAACGGTGGTCCCGGACCGGTAGGGCCACCGCATGGTGGTCCGCAAGGGCCACAAGGACCGCAAAGCGGGGGACCGCCGGCCCACTTTAACCCACAAGGCAGTGGGGGACCGCCGCGCGGTAATCCGTGGCCCGTGCAAGGAGGCAAACCACCCGGGCCGCCTGGACCTGGCTTTCCCGAGCATCCCATCACACCGCAGCTGAGTGAGGCTGAGTTTGAAGAGATTATGACCCGCAATCGGACCGTCAGCAGTTCCGCGATCGCTAG AGCCGTCTCCGACGCGGCCGCCGGCGAGTATTCCAGTGCGACGGAGACACTCGCCACCGCAATCTCGCTGATCAAACAGTCCAAGGTGGCGCACGATGAGCGGTGCAAAATATTGATCGTTTCGCTGCAGGACACTCTGCACGGTATCGAAGCGAAGAGCTTCACGCGCCGGGAGCGTTCGCGGTCGCGCGAACGTTCGCACCGTCGCCAACGACGCGAACGCTCCACATCCCGTTACCGTGAGCGTTCACGCGATCGTGAGCGTGAacgcgaccgcgaccgcgaccgtGACCGCGAACGAGAAGG CTCGCGCCGATCTCGCCCCAGAAAAACGCCTGAACCGGCTACCGATAGTGCGACGGACAGCTCCTCCAAGCGCTATTACAATGACGATCGGTACCGATCGTCGGACCGTGAACGGGAGCGCGATCGTGACCGTGAGCGACGCGAGGAACACCGTTCCAGACATTGA